aaccacgccgcgaGCGAATGAGTGGCGGCGAAAGGCATAAGGCACCTGTGTTCTGCGCCATGCTAGAACATGTTAAAGAACATTACGGtggtcctttcttcttttactccctcctttgtcccttcccttacggcgcggttcaggtgcccaacgatatatgagacagatactgcgccatttcctttcccccaaaaccaattattattagggTAGTAGAAATTCACCCGGAACACTCCTGAATGGCGTCTCTAACTCTCGCTCACTTTTTCATCCCTTTGAtgaggcgcggttgaggtgcccacaaGCTGCTCTCGCAGGGGATTTCTCGAAGGGGTGTGTGCACTCGTTTGCTGAGCTCACCGCAAACCGCCGCGCTGAGCGCCTCATATAACCGTCAACCCGCCCGTCACTACTAGAGAACAGTCACTTTAGCATCGCCTGCCGACGCGAATGCTGACTGCACCAGCTAATTTTTCTAAATTTATGCTGATACCCACAATATGCACCTTGTGCTCTCACTCCAAAGCCACCGCCACCCACATCCTACTATCATGCCAGGCGTCCCCTCCCCCTGCCGGGCCGGTGCCTCTCCTAAACTGGGAAGACTGGGAGACCTCAATACGGTCAGCGGACCTAACCATGCAGGCAGAAGATCGCCGTCAGCCGGCTATTCATACGTCATGGACCAACACCACATGAACGTTTAGACCgtgagtggggtcgtgcggagacccagggggcCTGCGGGCCTGCGGATTCTCTCCCAAAATAAAGTCTGACCACcaccaccgagaagtgagacaattactgtgtcTTACCCTTCTCAAAAACCATTATccaacgtgcacagacatcgcacagcacatggaccgcgtttattattattatttcgtttCGCCTGCATTCGCAAGTGGCCGCCACGCGCCCGCCGTCTATGCCATTGGCAAGAGAAGTTTCTACCACGATCACCCTCATGACCAGAAACCAAACGCCGTAACCAAGGGTGCAGCACTTGGAAAGATGaatggaaaaaaatgtttttttttttaggggggtggaaatggcccagtatctgtccaacatatcggcggacacctgaaccgcgccgtaagggaagggataaaggagggactgagagaagaaaggaagaaagaggtgccgtagtggagggctctggaataatttcgaccacctggggatcattaacgtgcagaaatcgcacagcacaggggcgcctttgcgtttcgcctccatcgaaacgctgccgccgcagtcgggttcgaacccgggtactccggatcagtagccgagcgccctggtTAACTTTCGTGAACCCGGTCTGTTTGCTTGACAGGCTCTAAGGGGTGCCAAGAGCAATTGTTAGTTGCTGTTCTTCAACCGTTTGTTCTCGCTCATCGTGCAATGTGGCCGATTGTGCAGGCTATTTGGAATTTTCATTTCTGGTGCCAAAGTGAAGTATATTCGTTCGCATATGTTGAAACAAAGCTCACTCCTCCTtcagaaattctagaggcccgtatactgtgcgatgccagtgcacgttaaagaaccccaatgGTCGAAAATTCCGGGCCCTCCTCCATTagcggctgtcgcgcacttacgcggtcgcaacgtgcaatgatactccgcgcgcgcattggctgcgtgtggcccggggaacgacgggagagtcacggaatcgcgacgagtgatgtgtgtgacggatgcggtgtagtggaaacactagaacacctgctccttcaccgTGCCGcgctcgccgatgctcgtcgcgatatgcttgcggcctgtAGGGCGCttggcatactaccagactccctcaagacgctattatGGCCGCTGGGCAGAGCGCGCACCCGTGagtgaaccttggtgagcctctgtgcattcctcgaacagacgggcttgacgtcccgtctgttctccgccaggtagttacacgcagtgaccgaacgctcagcgagttctaccttggacgattaactggacgccccactccagttgtagtcaacatagtgctgtgcgcgtttttattgctccatcatgaactaatcacgcgccgcacaacctggacacatttcttattgtgtagtttgtacatattacctctccccctatcctctcttcctgccacCTCACCtttttgatttcatttctccattctgcctgctatcctttatttccgctgccccagctcaggtgcttcagtatcgatggcagatgccggggctagcaaaaatattttcctttatttttatcattttaataaaaccacttactactacaactactactacggcgtccctcataaccgcagtggctttgggatgttaaacctccataGACCATAAACCTTCAACTTAGCTGAACCTTCGTGAAAAGTGTTTTGCGTGAAGGCCGCAGGGACGCATAATAATGAAAATTTCATTCAAGTTGTATTGGGTTTGTAATTGCTGTCGATTTTAGCCGTTGGCTCAAGCGGCGGCACACCCTCATTATCTCCAAGATCTGTCACTTGGAATGACAGACGATAAGAGCGATATAGAAACAAAGGAAAAGAATAACTTTATCATACCCACCATACTTTGCGTCCTCTGAAGCGCCGAACATAGAGACTCTGGTTAATGTTAGCTCACAGGCGTTAGCGCCATTTGGTACCCTGATGGCACGTGAGGGCTTTGGCTCTGCTAGTCTGCAGTCGCGGCCAGGTGGCTGTTATCTTGAAACGCGGCTCTTATCGAAACATGTTGAAGAGGGCTGTAATCGCGGGCCGCGCTGTCAAGTGGCATTTAAATGACACCTTGTTTTGAAAGCATCCTCTCTCGCTGATAAAATATATAAAGATACCACCTTACAGGCATGTTGCGTCAATAAGGCTGTTTCTCACGACTTCGTGCAGTTCTCGACCAATGGCAGGTGAAGgcagttgccttctcttggaatccacttgttacctttaaggatcagcggttatcttgccttcgcagtacatgccctgcccaagcccatttcttcctcttcgactaggatgtcattaattcgcgtttgttcccttacccactctgccctcttcttctcttgtaaactgctgttcctctCCAAGACTTCAAagttactttggtttcctgcataaCAGTTTTTACACCAACTGCTCTGCCTCCATGCAAGCCTCTAATTGATGCATCCATGATTTCTCTGTCAGCGCAAAATATGCCCACATATTTTGTCgagtggtggtgaaaacatttattacttatagaggtgttgggggtcgtgacctggaGGGTTGCGACTCATTGCACACAGTATAGAGTTGACCGAATCAAGACAAATTACACCACTGAACAGCATAAGACCTTAGGGGTATATACGTACACTGCAATTAGTTGCATGACATAGGCTGTTTTTGTGGCAAGGAAATGGCGAAGACTGTCTCCCTtctcggtggatacctgaacTGCGCTGTGAGGGAacggacccgctgcggtggctcagtggttagcgcgctcggctactgagccagattAGCCGGGTTCGACGGCgaacgcgtttcgatggaggcgaaacgcgaaatgcgccagtgtgctgtgcgctcggctactgatccggagttctcgggttcgaacccgaccgcggtggctgcgcttttatggaggcaaaacgctaaggcgtccctgtgctgcgcgatgtcagtgcacgttaaagatcctcatgtGATCGCCGCTCCGCGAATAGTGTTATGAGCTACGCGGGGAAAAAGTCCCGCAACTGTGTTCCCTGCCGGAGCAAATATAGGAACACTATAGCGCGCCGTGCGTGCTGTCGTCCATCACATGTGCGCAGATAAATGGCTAGGGGAGGGGAGGTTTGAATGCGGCGATCGGACGAAGTTCACGCCTCGGCACGCACCTGCAAAGAGGAAAACACTTGTGGCTAGCTAATGTTGCAGCAGCCTCCACAATACCAAACGCACCGCTCAGCATGATCGCTTtgtcaacgtaccaagacgctgggctgcataaccagtGCTATGAAGACTATTATTGCGGAATTAAAATCTCAGTACGCACCAACTCATCATTCGTGGCGGTAGCTTCGCGTTCGTCGCCGCTCGGATGTTCTTTGCATCCAGTTAATCCAGCCACCCCAACCACCAAAAGCATTGCACGCTTTGTGGCGGCCCGATGTGCAGGCCGGAGTGCTTTGCGAAAGCTTGGCTGACGGGATACACCGTAGCGTAAACGTAGCGACGTGcgatagaggccttcaacgtccggccgcggtagttttcatttcggcagctgctaggctGCACCACTCGcagccagcaatcacggagtccacGCTTGCGACCCTTTTCGGGCATTACGTCATAACGAGCCCCGAGCTTGTaacagagcggcgggaaaaatctTCGTCCAAACCTCTCAGCAaaaaatgccgaactatcggatTTTACCGACATACACACAACATTGAGAGTTCTCCTCGATGTCCCTTCAAGCATGTAAGGCTTTTTAGGCACCGTTCGCGTCAGAGTGGACGGAGAACTATTTCAAGAGTGCGGCTAGCAACATGAGTAACCTTCTAGCCACTGGCACGCCAAGTACTGCAGATCATTTCAGAGGTACACCAACTTAAGAGTATCCTTTTCAAGTGGTAGTAGGTGGTGTCCCGATAAACGTGCCACGAATTCTCTTAAGCTTCCACATGTGCTGGCATGTCGTTTTTAATGTACTGACACACAACCTATGTTCCCTTCGCAATGATGCGCAAGATGTCAGTACAAATTTCCACGCAGAGTTTGCCTGCAGCCCGTAAGGAATTCATTAAAATTTCCTCGCAAGGCTCGACGGCATAAAGGCGGTTACATCATAGTTAACATGAAGCAAATACAGCGATATTACAGCTGGTTCTTAAGTATCCTGCACTGGCATTTGGGTCAAGTAGTCATAAATTGAACAGGCGATAATGCACAACTTCCAAGCCACTGTTTGGCTGTCCGAACTGAAACGTGAATTTTGAATCAAAATTTTTTTAGTGCACAGGCAGATTCCACATGGCAATCATGTACACCAATGTGCTATGCACCAttccaaagaaaacatgcaagtaaGTCTGCATCCAAACTCAACATGATTATTTTAATAACTTCGAATTTTTCAACATCTTCAGCGTGAACAGCGCAGCTCAATGCAGGTGGGGTGCCGGGAGTGCTCGTCAGGATTTGTCCTACATGCGAAGTCGCTCACCATACTGGGCGAACGCTACAATAAACCCCGTTCGGGAAGGTCGCTCATCCCTGCGGCAGTCTGAAATGCTGGCTTGCCATTCCTTGCAGCCCTCCGAACGTGTCTAGCTTTCAAGACGTCATCCTGGCAAAAGGTAACCACCCCTTATTTTGTCACCAAAAATATTGCAGCAACATGTTGCACGCTTCAGAGAACGGAGCTGCAATACTACCGTCTATATTCTTATTTCATAAGTCCCAGCTCTTCACCTACAACAAAGCAGTTGCAAAGTAAAACCCGTGCCTGAAACCAACCCCATGCTTTCAGTAGTGATCCTCATACCAGCACCGTTATATTACCCTCTTGACAATCGAACGTCTGTACAGTGTTGTACACCAATTTGAGAACTGGCTACTCCATCTGATGCCCATAAATCTGGGAAAGCATTTGTACAAGGCTTACACTAGCCTACGGGCTTAAAATACAGTCACCAATTTTTCATTGCTCTTTGTAAAGATGCGCAAGACATCGGTAAACAATCGCTGAGTGGCATTCGCCAATGCCCAGTCAATGACAAAAAGTTTATTCCAATTTAAAAGGCCAAAAGTGGCTATGATGGCAAGTTCAGACCAGGGAATATTCAGCCACGCAAGGTATGCACCAGAGACATAGCTGcttcatttgttgtcattccgtcTCTTGCTGTAGGTTGCTGTATGAGCAGAATGAGGCAACTACAACACTGCAGTTTTATAAGCACCACGAAATTGCATGGTTcctaaaaccaaaccaaagagaCTAAATTCAAACTTTTTTGCATGTAGGCGAACTTAACACAGCGATCTATGTTTACGAAGTCTTATGCAACATTGCCAATATGCGCAACCATAGATTTCATGCCCACTGCTTTGAAGGTGGTCAAAAGTGCCTTTAATATGCAGTTTGTACAGGCATGGCCCATGCCATCCTGCTGCATAAGTTGGCCCacatatagtgaactagaataccgaAGCACCGAGGTTGTGTCTATGCCCAAGTGATGCACAGTTAGACCACTATTTCTGCTAACGGCTGTCACTTAACATGTGTTGTTCTCAAACTACCGCGGTATTCCAGTTCACTATGGCCCAAGCATAAATGACATGCGCACAGAGGATTTTTTTCGTCATTGTGCTTTTATCACGTATCTACAGTGTGAAAGTACTTTccgttcacagaaaaaaaatccaTCAAACAAAATGTGAGAAATGTGCATTGTCGTTCAGAGAATCAAGGGGATGGAAATGGCACCCAGAAGAAAGGTAACCCGCACTGTCACGATGGCATTCAACATTTCGAGAGCCTCCGCTGAATTCACCGCACACAACACGGCCTAGGGGTATTGCTGGCCCCAATGGCCTAGGCAAATTACGCAACTGCGAGATGAGAAACACTACCGCTACTGTTAGCAGAATGGAGCCATATGTGAGGCTCCGATTCCCAGCCATATCCTCACACTCTCCATAGCTACCCGCTATCCACACGTATTCTCACAACACTGAATACTTTACACAAAAGCTTGCGATGTTGATGGTATTTGCTCAATGCCGCTGCACTCTCAACTGCAGTTCCAACAAGCTCTGCATGAACACTGGGCAAAAATGTTGCCTCAGAAAAGCTGCTTCAGGAAGTTACGAAGGCTGCCCCTCTTTTGGCAAAATGTACAAGTTGGGCTTTGTCACACGCTACATTTTCCTAGCCAAATTTGACACTGACAGCGATGACGGACTTCGGGGCAAAGACAAGAAAAATTGTCGGTGAAATGTGCATACAAGACTGCCATCGTAGCTTCAGAGAACCAAGTGGAAACTGAAGAACTAAATGGCATTTCCATCCCCTGGTGACAAAGAACTCTCACGCACACACCaaaaagagagcgagagagaagggaacaaaaatgAAGGTACACTCATGGTCATGTTTGGTGATGATGCAAAAATCGAGTGACACTGTTTATTGGCTGATCTGATGTGGTTTCTTTTCGTTTCccactgagagagagagaaaaaaatacttaTAAACACTGTGGTTGCATTGAAATTACAATCGCTATGTCGACCTCAAGAGGGGGAAAAATCCAGGAATTCTCCATGACTGCTGCATCAATGTGACAACACTGCCAGCAATGTACGGTAATGCTTTGCACACCTCACTATTGCAAGCGTGTCTGAacacaataaaaaagaaatagcCACAACAGGCACACAGCACTCAATAAACACTGCATGCCTACCAGCCAGCTCAGCTCGGCAGAGACATCCAGCACCCTGAAAAACAACGCGCTGGTTGAGAATGCATCAACACCCGAAAGGGTCAAACAATGACTGAATTTCAAACTCATCTTTATGCAGCAAGACTCCTTTTGTCATCAGAACAAAGCGCATGATAGGAGTCAATTTAACTTGTCAATGGTAAAGGAAAGAACAGCACTTCAAAAGCTGCACTTTATATAAACAAACAAGAAGTGCCCGACTTCAAAAAGGTTCGCACAACTTCCGTTTAGCGATGATTCATGTGATGCATGTGGGTGACAGACaatgatggcaaaaaaaaaaaagaaaacacctgACACAGCAAGCATGGTGTTCCTTACACTCGGGATGCAAAACTAggaaatgacagaaaaaaaaaaaaaaactgcaaccacagaaacaaaaaaatttaCAAGAGATTTCAGAGGATGCCAAAAAGAAAGCCACAATGCTGAAACTATCGTGGCACCACTGTCATCAGGCAGAGGCAGACCAACAGGAGAGCTCATAGTGATACTGAAATCaattagcaaacaaaaaaaaaaaaaagaccggaaGAACTTCCAACAAACACCCCAGCAACCACTGCCTTCTTCTCCCCAACGCGCATGCATAATGTGATGCCCAATGTTTCTATGTCTTCcacagcgcccagaaaaaaaaaaaaaaaaaccttcatgaACAGAGTGGCGAGAAGGGAACGGGTTTGTGTGTGAGACGGCGGTGATGATTTCTTGATGATAGAAACGACAAACAGAAGAAACGCAATACAATATAAAAACAAAGACCGCGCAAAGAGAGGCAAGACCGGGAGAGAGGGACGAGGGGATGGTGAGGAAGGAGGTCAGGGGAAGAAAGGCCAGTCCCTCCAGATGACAAGGGCGACGGCAACACTGCGGGAATCAACCGGGTGATGATGCCAGACACATGCGCGCTCATCCACACCGCAGCGACACAGGCGACGACGACGGAGTCTGGAGCAGCAGTACCAGCAGCACACGGGTGAAGCCAGCTGAAATGACAACGATGGCCAAGGAACCGGGCAACTGCTCACCGGCACACAACGATGGGGCAGCGGCCGTCAACGCTTGCAGCAGAAGGGACCGGGGGCTTCCTCCCTTTACCGAAGAAGGGAGTTCGGACGGAAGGGGGGAGGTGTGAGGAGAGGAAGAGGGGGAAGGCGcgcgcgcagcagcagcagcaacgcatTGTCGTCGGTCCCAGCCACCACTTTACGCGTCATCCTCATCATCGTCCTCGGGATCGTCATCCCCCTCGGGGTCATCCCCTTCTTCGTCGTAGTCCTCCCCGTCGGGAACAGCATCGTCATCCTCATCATCGCCCGCCTCCTCGTCGCCGGCGCCCTCCTCATACTTCTCGTCCGACTCTCCATTCTCCTTCTTGTCACCTGCACAGGTTAAACCACACATCAACCAAGCTGATCAGAGGAGACTCCATGCCCCTCCTCCCCACGGGCCTGAACGTTTCAGTGACCACTTCGCCCTACATAATTAGCTAGGGCCCACATGAAAAGGTGATGGCCACGTGACAACAGCCAACCAGTCTTTATTGTTAAGTCATACTGGCTACACTACACTTTAATGCAAATGTAAGCATTGTACAACTAGTGCAATTAGTATTAATGCATTAAAAAGGAGAAACAAGCAGCTGTGTAAAAGCAGTGGGTACCACACGCCTCCTGAATATAAAGATGACTGTCGAAAGTCAGGTGAATGCATCCTAGAACCACAGACTTACACAAGAGTAAGGATATTTCTCTCATTCCTCTAGAATGGTGCCTGCCGGCAATTCAAGGACAAAATGCACACTCAAGTACATTGCCTAGGGTTACTGTGTTCCATTACAATGCAGCAATGAAAGAAATGCTTGGTTAAAATTGAGGTAGTGTACTAATCATAACTAAACTGCCATTAAGCAGCTTCAGTGAGAACCGTAAAGTGCATGAGCTCAAATGCCACCGACGGTTTGCAAGTGTTCCAGCCTCTAGGCAAATATACACAAACTGGCCAATTTGTGAGGTCCATTCAGCACATCAAACAGAAGCACCTTGATGCCACCAGACATGCCTCTATCCCATTAGATCAGAAAGCCAATCAGGGCCACATATTGTAAATTTTTTctatcatcattttattttataacaGTTCCCCTTTTTAAATGAACGCCGAGGACGCCCAGCCAATGTTGGCTCTCGGTAAAAATCAACCCTGTGGCTCTTTCTAAACATTCTGGCATGTGTTTGGCAACAAAATATGCATTTattgtagaattttttttttttttcctcggaaCTCAGTGACCCCATTAGACAGGGAATGGTGGCATAGCCTAGTCTTAAGGGCCTGCATGGCATTGTTACCATGCGGGGGCCTAAACACATTTCAGGTGACTTGATATGTGACTACGCCAGAAATACCCTCGACTCACACCCCCATCTTATACCCTTTTTGATTGTGATCAGTGACAAATATTAAAACATCAACTCACCTTTGTGGTCCGTCTTCATGCACCAGGCCCATTGCAGCAGTGTCAGCAAGAGGGAGGGAAGAAGtaaaggagaaagagaaaggaCGATATCACCCAAAAGTCACTCAATATCACTCGCAACAACATGACAATACCGTTCAAAGACGCCTGTTTTGAGTAGAAGAGAGACACCTGACAGGTGCGGCAACACAGCTATAGTAAAGTGTGGTTCAgagattgaaatttttttttcccccagcccaACACGCCCTGCACAAGGTGACAAAATACTGAGTCATTACTCATTACCAACCACTCGAGAAACTCGCTGATTGCCTGTGCATGCCTCTCAACCTTCGAAGAAGCAACAGATTtacagaagctttttttttttttacgcatctGTTAGGAACACACGCTCACAGTACTGAATGAGAGGACAAAAGTTTGGAGGTCGGTGCTCACCTTTTGGACCTTCTTCTTCACGTCGTCATCGTCGGCGACCTGCAAAAGaccacaaaaatgaaaaagagagatGACACAAGCATTGAAATGCAGTTAGCCCATGAGAAATTGTCATGTGAACTGGACACCGGGACTGCAAAACTTGCATGATTACTGCATTGGGGATATATTAAATCAACCAGGGGGGTTTCCAAACTGGGTTCCAAATAACTCTGATATTCCCAAGAACGCTCTTTTTAGGTTCCCTGAGCACCTAAATCTACGCATGCCACAAACATCACCTTTGCTTTCCTCACTTTATTCCGGGCTAGGCACATGAAAGGGTAATAGCGGAATGTTTCACTAAACAGGCACTGTCATCATTAATTTAATTTCAGCACTGCCACATGCAGGGTTCCTCTGTGCCTTTTGAGACTCTGTGAGTGTTCCTAGAGGTTACAAATATTGATAACCGCAGAAGTTAATTATATTTAACATGACATAGGCACACTATTAATGCACTGTTCATGGAGAAGTCACGTGTTCCAGAGGTTGAACCAGCATTCACAGAAAGTGCCAAGCAAACACAGCCTAATGTTGCTGAATTACATTTTGGCCGAAATGCCCCTAAACAAACAAACCACATGATCGGCTCACGACCATGGCTGGCACTGACAGGCAACATTCTCAACTGTGAAATCAACGGAAATTACCAACAGCGTATTTCACAAAGCCCTACTCAAGCTATCACATAACTGTAACAAGCAAAGCCAAGACAATAACTTTATTCGTAAATACTGCATTTCTCTGTTTCTTAAGGGGAGGGGGGCAAATGAAAGGGCCAAGTGGGTTAAAACTTTTGATTTTACAATTTACTTTTCCCCCTGTAATTTTTGGGTCATCATATGTCGCGTAGCTCAAGATTACAGCACAATATGCAGCAGAAATGTTGGGGAAAAAGACAGTACTTTTCTTTACGTGTGGCCATAGAAAACTGCGAGTGAATTACGATTCTGATGGTCTCAATGTATCGTGGAATCCGTGACATTCAGATGTTCAAGCATCGCCACCGTAGTGTCACTTTGCATCACTGTGAAGACGAAAGATCAGAGCTTGCGCTGTTCGCAAAGCCACATTTCTCTGACCAAAAGCAAATGAGAGAATGAATCTTCAGGTTGACTTTTTCTGCTTCCACCGATTCTGTAATTGCTATCACTCATCCCTTCGGTAATTTCTCACGAATGACAGTAGAATGGATAAGCACAATTGCCTAGACGTCGAGGAGTGCAATAAAGTTCTCGATTTTCCTATGTATTCGTGTAATAGTACGCTAGAGATTAACTTCCATTTCCGAGAGTATTAGGCAACAAATGGCTAAAGAAAGCCAATAGCTTTATTGCACAAAACAGTGCTTTGTGAACATTTGAACATGAAAAAATTGTGCACTTTTTCTTTAATTAGCAACACCCCAGGAACCACCTTACGAGTGGAAAACTAATCACTCGACAACTGTAACAGCTAGCTCAAACTAC
The genomic region above belongs to Amblyomma americanum isolate KBUSLIRL-KWMA chromosome 9, ASM5285725v1, whole genome shotgun sequence and contains:
- the LOC144104636 gene encoding uncharacterized protein LOC144104636, with protein sequence MSSADKQADVATQQADEVISAKEKGAGDAKTEKSPQKRTSAEVADDDDVKKKVQKTDHKGDKKENGESDEKYEEGAGDEEAGDDEDDDAVPDGEDYDEEGDDPEGDDDPEDDDEDDA